The genomic DNA GCGGCACCGACATCCAGTTGGGCGGTAACTTGGACCTGCGCATTCAACGCGAGCTGGGCGAAGACCGCTCCGACGCGGACATCGACAAAATCAAATCCGAAATCGCCGCCAACAAAGAAATCGCCATGAACGCTGGCGGCCTTTACATCGTTGGTACCGAACGTCACGAAAGTCGGCGCATCGACAACCAGCTGCGCGGCCGCACCGGGCGTCAAGGCGACCCGGGTGCTTCAGTATTCTTCTTGTCTTTGGAAGACGATTTGATGCGCATCTTCGGGTCTGAGCGCATCGACAGCATGTTGGTCAAACTGGGCTTGGAAGAAGGCGAAGCCATCGTCCACCCGTGGATCAACAAAGCGTTGGAAAAAGCCCAACAAAAGGTCGAAGCGCGCAACTTTGAAATTCGCAAAAACTTGCTGAAATTCGACGACGTCATGAACGACCAGCGCAAAGTGGTTTATGCCGAACGCAAAGAGCTGATGAGCGTCACCGACGTGTCCAACGACATCGTCGGCATGCGTCACGAAATGATCGACGATATGGTCAGCCGCGCGATCCCAGAAAAAGCGTACCCAGAAGAATGGGACACCGAGCTTTTGCATGAAGAAGCTCTTCGCGTGTTCGGCCTCGACCTGCCCATCGCCGACTGGGCCAAAGAAGAAGGCATCGCAGACCAAGAAATCCGTGAACGCATAACGGACCATGCTGATCGCAAAATGGCTGAAAAAGTTGCCAAGTACACACCGGAAGTCATGCGCGACGTGGAAAAGAGCCTCTATCTGCAAGTCTTGGATCAGATGTGGAAAGACCACCTGTTGTCGCTGGATCACCTGCGCCAAGGCATCGGGCTGCGTTCGTACGCGCAAAAAGATCCGCTCAACGAATACAAGCGCGAAGCGTTCGGCATGTTCGAAGAACTTCTCGCCAACATTCAAGACCGTGTGACGACCATTTTGTCCCACGTCGAGCTGCAAATGATGCCGCCCGAAGGCCTCGCGCCGCAAGGCCCAACCAACGTGCAAGAAGGCCACCAAGACCCGGCCTTTACCCCAGCGCCCGTGGAAAACGAGCCCGTGCCGGAGCCTGTAGAAAGCGCCAAAAACTTCATCTCCGCCACCCGCAAAGGCGCGCATGAACGCGACCCGAACGATCCCTCTACCTGGGGGCGTGTGGGCCGCAACGAGCCGTGCCCGTGTGGTTCTGGCAAGAAGTTCAAGCAGTGCCATGGACGCGTGGCTTAAAACTGATTTATCGCTTAAAACGCGGACGATGTGGCAAGTTCAGCTTGGGTAGATCCTTGGCACAGAACTGATCGACGCTGGGATCGCCGGTGCCGGCCGCGTACGCCAGCCACGTGCGCAAGATACGTGCGTCTTGCAACGTTATCCCATCGTGGTTGTTGGTCTGGTACGGCATTTCCTCTTGGCCGGCCATGGCTTGGTCCGTCATGTCTTCAAACGTTCGCCAGTCTTGATTGTAGTCCATCACCGGTTCACCGTTTGCGTCAAACTGATTGTATTCGGGGTACGCCAAGGGAAATTCAGAGCAGCCCCGTTTGATAACCACCTCAATGCCCGGCCGAATTTTTTCGTCCACCAGGCTCTGAAACAGCGCTTGCAGCTCTTTTGCTTCTTCCAGGCTGCGGCTGTAGACTAGGCCCTTGTACGCACCTTTAATGTTCTCGCGCAGCTCGATATGGCACTTGCGGGAGTTGTCGTTTGGCAGCTCAACCCCATCATACAGCCATGCCAACTTCATCAGCTCGACAACGTTGCCCACTTCGATGGATAGCTTAAAACAGCTAAAGCAATATTCGGCGATGGCATTGTGGGTCTTGAACAATTTCAAATGTCGCGGACAGTTCCACGCCGCCGCTCTGCCCCGCCAGATTTGCGATGTACGGGTCAGCTCCAAGCTGTTGTGTTGCATCAAGACCTCTTCCGCCGCTTGATATAACTCAACCACCATGTCGTCCGTGATCGGCTGCCCGTCTGCATGCACAAAATGCGTACTTTGCAGCGCCTGATGCGCTTGGCTGAGCGCGCTATCGTTCTCGGCTTGGCCCTCAACGTGATTGAGGAGTTCCGCCAACAGGTCCATCAATTCCGGATCTTGGGGATTGTTTTTCAAAGCCCCTTCGACAAACGATATGGTCTTTTCCAGCTCGCCGCGTTTTTTCAAGACATTTACGCCACCCAACACTGCCAGTGAAAACTTCGGATCGCTTGCCAGCGCGCGTTCAAAGGTTTCCATCGCCGTGTCCAACCGCCCCAGACACATGTAGGCATGCCCGATGTTGTTCAGGGCTTGGCATAAGCCGGGTTTGACCTTGAGCACGGCCTCGAACTTTTCAATGGCCTGTTCATAGTGCGCAAATTCGTTCAGCAGAATACCTAAGTGAAAAGAGGCTTCGACGTCGCTGGGGTTAAGCGAAATCGCTTTTCCAAAGGCCGCCTGTGCATGTTCGAAGTCATGCAGGGCGGTATAAGCCTTGCCCAACACACAATGGACTTCGGAGCGCTCCGGCGTGATCGCTATGGCTTTTGTGAGCAGCTCTACCGACGATGCATGTTGTCCGGATTGAAATGCCAAAAGCCCCAGCAGGTAGAGCGCATCGGGCTGGCGCGGATCGGCTTGAAGAACTTGGCGATAGAGCTGTTCGGCCTCGTGCAGTTGGCCTGCGCGGTGATGCTGTACGGCACCGTTGAGGCTTTGGCCGACGTCAATCGCCTGCCCTCTACGGCCGCCTTTATTGCGTTTTCCGGATCTAACCATAGCCCAAGGACTAACATATGGATTACTCAACCCGAAAGAAAAAAGGCCGCTCAAACAAGCGGCCTTTGGTCATTTTGATAAAAGCACAAGCCTCAGCTCACCTTAGCTCAGGCCCACCTTGCCCATGTCGAGAAACTTCTCACGACGCTTGGCTTTAAGCTGACCGCCGTCCAGTGGGGCCAGTTCGGTCAGTTGACGGCCGATTTCTTCGCCCACCGCTTTCATGGCGGCTTGCGCGTCGCGGTGTGCACCGCCTAAAGGTTCGCTCACCACAGCATCAATGACTTTAAGCTCCAAAAGATCTTGAGCCGTCAGACGCAGGGCCTCAGCCGCTTCACGGTTCATGGCACCGTCACGCCACAAGATGGACGCACAGCCTTCGGGCGAGATCACGGAATAAATCGAGTGTTCCAGCATGATCACCGCGTTCGCTGACGCCAACGCAATCGCGCCGCCCGAGCCGCCTTCGCCGATGACGACGGAGACAAACGGAACTTTCAACTGGAAGCTCACTTCAATGGATTTGGCAATGGCTTCGGCCTGACCGCGCGCTTCGGCGTCAGCCCCCGGAAATGCGCCGGAGGTATCAACGAAGGTGATGATCGGCATCTTAAAACGATCGGCCATTTGCATCAGGCGTTGGGCTTTGCGATACCCTTCCGGTTTCGCCATGCCGAAGTTGTGGGTCACACGGCTTTCGGTGTCTTTGCCCTTCTCAATGCCCAATACCATCACGGAGCGGCCTTGGAAACGCCCCAGGCCACCGACAATGGCGGCGTCTTCGGCGAATAGTCGATCGCCGGCAAGCGGCGTGAAGTCTTCGATCAGCGTGTCGATGTAATCAACAGCGTGCGGCCGGTCCTGGTGGCGGGCGACTTGGGCCTTTTGCCAGGGCGACAGTTTGGTGTAGAGCGAAGAAAGTTGCTTTTCCACTTTGGACTGCAACTTACTGACTTCGTCGGCAATGTTCACTTCGGAACCGGTCAGATGACGCAGTTCTTCGATTTTGCCTTCGAGCTCGGCGATGGGTTTTTCGAAATCGAGATAGTGATGCATGGCGGTTTTCTAGCACGCAATTTGGGACCAAAAAAGGGCAAAAAAGCACCGCCGCCCAATATGTTGGACAGCGGTGCTGTTTTTTTACTCTCCAAGCGGCTTTCAAATGCACAAATTACTGCGCCGCTTGGCAAGCGCGACTGCGCGTCGGCGCTTATGCGCCGTGAGCCAAGCGAGCTTAAGCTCGCGCCCGGCGCCTGAGGGGCAAAAATCAAAATTAGCGGTTTTTGATGGCTTCAGCCGTTTTCACCATGACTTCGGCCTGTTTGATGGACGCGATATCGATCAAACGACCGTCCAACGTCACAGCGCCTTTGCCTTCTTTTTGGGCCTGTTCCATGGCTTCCAAGATGGCTTTGGCCTTAGCGACTTCGGCGTCGGACGGGCTGTAAACTTCGTTGGCGGCGTCCACTTGGGTCGGGTGAATGGCCCATTTGCCTTCACAGCCCAAGATCGCAGCGCGCATGGCCTGAGCTTTGTAGCCGTCAATGTCACGAATGTCGCCAAAGGGACCGTCGATGGGGCGCAGGCCGTTGGCGCGCGCAGCAACCACCATGCGGGCGATGGCGTAGTGCCACATGTCACCCCAGTGGAAGTCACGCGTACCGGCGTCATCTAGCGGATCGGTCAGCACACCGTAGCCCGGGTTCGGGCCACCAATGGCGGTGGTGCGGGCTTTGGTGGAGGCTGCGTAGTCGGCAACGCCAAAGTGCAGAGATTCATTGCGCGGGCTTGCAGCGGCGATTTCGTGCACGTTTTGCATGCCCAGCGCCGTCTCAATAATCATTTCAAAGCCGATCTTGTTGGTAAAGCCCTTGGCTTCGCAGATTTGCGTGACCATCATGTCGACCGCATAGACATCGGACGCGGTGCCGACTTTCGGGATCATAATCAGGTCCAGCTTGTCACCGGCTTGTTCGACGATGTCGACCACGTCACGGTACATGTAGTGGGTGTCCAAGCCGTTGATGCGAACGGAAACGGTTTTGTCACCCCAGTCCAGATCGTTCAGCGCTTCAATGATGTTTTTGCGCGCTTGCGGTTTGTCGGACGGTGCAACGGCGTCTTCCAAATCCAAGAAAACGGCGTCGGCGGTGCCACCTGCGGCTTTTTCCAAAAAGCGGGTGGAGGAACCGGGCACGGCCAGCTCAGAACGGTTGAGGCGCGCCGGGGCCTGTTCGGGAACGGTAAAGCTCATGGGGAGGTCTCCCTTAATTATGATTATATAAGTACGTAAAGCCTCGTCCATTTAAACCAAGGTCTGGGGAGAAATCACGCATTTTTTGTGCAGGTGCGAAAAGATTTTTTTTCTTATTTATTTTCAGACCACTAGGCGAGAGGGTGCGCCGAATTCACCAGCTGTTTCAAGCGTTCATCCAGCACATGGGTGTAGATTTGCGTCGTGGAAATGTCGGCGTGCCCCAGCATTTGCTGTAATGCACGCAAATCCGCGCCGTGGGCCAACAGGTGGCTGGCGAACGAGTGGCGCAGAACGTGGGGGGAAACACGCTTTGGCTCAAGCCCCGCGTCAATGGCGAGTTGCTTTAACAGCTGGGCAAACCGCGCCCGCGTGAGAAACCCCTGCTTGGCCCGGGACGGAAACATGTACGGGCTGTCTTTCCCACCTTTGGGCAAAAAACCGTCGCGCACATCCAGGTAGGCCAAGATGGCGTCGGTGGCGGGCTCGCTCAAAGGCACCATGCGCTCCTTATTGCCTT from Magnetovibrio sp. PR-2 includes the following:
- a CDS encoding acetyl-CoA carboxylase carboxyltransferase subunit alpha; this encodes MHHYLDFEKPIAELEGKIEELRHLTGSEVNIADEVSKLQSKVEKQLSSLYTKLSPWQKAQVARHQDRPHAVDYIDTLIEDFTPLAGDRLFAEDAAIVGGLGRFQGRSVMVLGIEKGKDTESRVTHNFGMAKPEGYRKAQRLMQMADRFKMPIITFVDTSGAFPGADAEARGQAEAIAKSIEVSFQLKVPFVSVVIGEGGSGGAIALASANAVIMLEHSIYSVISPEGCASILWRDGAMNREAAEALRLTAQDLLELKVIDAVVSEPLGGAHRDAQAAMKAVGEEIGRQLTELAPLDGGQLKAKRREKFLDMGKVGLS
- a CDS encoding HpcH/HpaI aldolase/citrate lyase family protein; amino-acid sequence: MSFTVPEQAPARLNRSELAVPGSSTRFLEKAAGGTADAVFLDLEDAVAPSDKPQARKNIIEALNDLDWGDKTVSVRINGLDTHYMYRDVVDIVEQAGDKLDLIMIPKVGTASDVYAVDMMVTQICEAKGFTNKIGFEMIIETALGMQNVHEIAAASPRNESLHFGVADYAASTKARTTAIGGPNPGYGVLTDPLDDAGTRDFHWGDMWHYAIARMVVAARANGLRPIDGPFGDIRDIDGYKAQAMRAAILGCEGKWAIHPTQVDAANEVYSPSDAEVAKAKAILEAMEQAQKEGKGAVTLDGRLIDIASIKQAEVMVKTAEAIKNR
- a CDS encoding tetratricopeptide repeat protein, which produces MVRSGKRNKGGRRGQAIDVGQSLNGAVQHHRAGQLHEAEQLYRQVLQADPRQPDALYLLGLLAFQSGQHASSVELLTKAIAITPERSEVHCVLGKAYTALHDFEHAQAAFGKAISLNPSDVEASFHLGILLNEFAHYEQAIEKFEAVLKVKPGLCQALNNIGHAYMCLGRLDTAMETFERALASDPKFSLAVLGGVNVLKKRGELEKTISFVEGALKNNPQDPELMDLLAELLNHVEGQAENDSALSQAHQALQSTHFVHADGQPITDDMVVELYQAAEEVLMQHNSLELTRTSQIWRGRAAAWNCPRHLKLFKTHNAIAEYCFSCFKLSIEVGNVVELMKLAWLYDGVELPNDNSRKCHIELRENIKGAYKGLVYSRSLEEAKELQALFQSLVDEKIRPGIEVVIKRGCSEFPLAYPEYNQFDANGEPVMDYNQDWRTFEDMTDQAMAGQEEMPYQTNNHDGITLQDARILRTWLAYAAGTGDPSVDQFCAKDLPKLNLPHRPRFKR